The genomic region TAAATTGAATAACGAAGACTAAGAAACCAAACAAACCAACCACGACTGATGGTAAAGAGCTTAAAACTTCAATTGCCGTCCGAACGACATTTGTCACCCAGTTTTTAGGCGCGTATTCAGCGAGGTAAATCCCAGCACCAATTGAAAGTGGTACGGAAATCACCATCGCAATTACCAATAGGTAGAATGAATTAAAGAGCTGAACGCCAATCCCGCCACCTTTTGTAAAGGTTGACGCTGGGTTCGTCAAGAATTGCCAAGTCACATGCGGTAACCCACGAATTAAGATATAACCTAGTAAACTTGCCAATAATAAAACAATTAAGCCAGCGATTAGTGTTAAAACGCCGGTTGCAACTTTATCCCATTTTTTTGCATCCATTAGCGACCCATTGCTCCCTTCCGACCAATTAAACGAACTAATAAGTTAAATAATAGTGACATTAATAATAAGAGCAGTGCCAATGACCATAAGGCGTTATTGGCAAGTGAGCCCATAACGGTGTTCCCAATTCCCATTGTCAAGACACTGGTTAATGTTGAGGCTGGTGAAATCAAGTTATGTGGCATTAAGGCCGCATTCCCGATCACCATTTGAACGGCAAGTGCTTCACCAAACGCCCGTGCCATCCCGAAGACAACCCCGGTTAAAATCCCTGGTGTCGCTGCTTTTAAAACAACCTTCCAAGTTGTTTGCCAACGCGTTGCCCCTAGTGCCAATGATGCTTCCCGATAGTGCCGTGGCACACTCTTCAAAGCGTCGACGGTCATTGAAGTCACCGTTGGTAAAATCATGATGAACAACACACAGGTTCCGGCTAAAATCCCAAAACCACTGCCGCCAAAGATATGGCGCATTGTTGGGACAACTACTGATAACCCGATAAAACCATAAACAACAGATGGAATCCCAACCAGTAATTCCATAACGGGTTGTAAAATCTTTTCCCCCCGTTTAGGTGAAATTTCTGTCATGAAAATCCCGGCGCCAATGGCAAATGGTGTTGCCAATAAGGCTGCCAAGAACGTCACGCCAAACGAGCCCATAATCATTGGGAGCGCCCCAACTTCTGGCCGACCATGACTATCCTTAAGACTTGGATTCCAATCGCTTTGCGTTAAAAAGCGCCATAGGCTGACCTTATCCTTAAAGAAGGTTGCGAGTCCTTTAGAAGCCACAAAGTAAAAAATAGCCAGAACGATAAAAACGATTAAACTGATACACAATAAACTGATTAATTTTCCACGGCTTTCGGTTTTCGCCGCCCGTGATTTTTTCAGTAAACTTGCCTTAATTGGATCCATTTTTGCCACCTACTTAACCTTCGTAATTGTGCCGTCTAACGACCGTTCAACTTGCATTTGTGCGACTGGGATGTAACCCATTTTGCTAACTTGTTTGTTTTGAATCTTATCCGATAAAACATAGGCCAAGAATTCCTTGGTTAATCCCGTTGGTTGGCCTTTAGTATAAACATGTTCGTATGACCAGATTGGCCAAGTGTTATTCATAACGTTTTGATCATCTGGTGCAACACCATCCAGTTTAAGCGTTGCAACCGTGTTATCCACATAAGAAAAGGCTAGATAACTAATCGCCCCGGGTGTATTGGCCACGATTGAACGGACCATCCCAGTTGAATCTTGTTCTTGCGCTGGCTTTGTCTTGCGATTACCCATCACCCATTGTTCAAAGGTTGAACGAGTACCGCTACCTTGTGCTCGGTTAACCAAGACTACTTCTTGATCAGGACCACCAACTTGCTGCCAGTTCGTAATTTCGCCGCTAAAGATTTTAGCTAACTGCGTCAGCGATAAATTCTTAACGCCAATTTTTTTATTAATGACTGGTGTAATACCAACAACCGCCACTTTATGATCGACTAATTTGCCCGCTTTAATGCCAGCTTTTTCTTCTGCGAATAAATCAGAATTACCCATTTGAACGGCGCCTTCTTGAATCTGGCTTAAACCAGTCCCAGAACCGCCACCTTGAACGTTAATAAACTGACCTGAATGTTGGGCACTGTATTGTTCGGCTAACGCTTCAATCAATGGCTGTAAGGCCGATGACCCAACTGCCGTGACTGATTGCCCATTTTGTTTAGATTGACAACCAGTTAATAGTAATACAACGAATGTGACTAATAAGCCAATAACACTACGTTTACGCATGCTAATCCTCCACGAATTCCATTTAAACCCTTTGATTAATTATAGAAAAGAATTGTAAAATCTAACACTATTGAATGTAAATATTTTGTAAATCACGTTAAGGGGAAGGTTAAAATAAACTGACTACCGACCCCTAATTGGCTTTCAACCGTCAATTGCCCACCAATACTTTCGGTAATTTCCTTGGCAATCGCTAAGCCTAACCCAGTCCCACTCTTATGTGTCGCCCGAGCCTGATCAACGCGATAGAACCGTTCAAAAATCCGTTCTTGTAAATCACTTGGAATACCTAATCCTGAATCAACAACTCGGATTATCAATTGTTGATGATCGACTTGAGCCGCAATCACAAGAGACCCCGCTTGTTTATTATAGGTAATACCGTTGGCAATCAAATTCTTCAAGACTTGGTTTAACTTCATTTTTTGCGTCTTAAACGTCAGCGTCTCTGGTATATTGACGGAAACGTGAATTTCTTTTTGTTGAATCTTTTGTTGCATCAACTCTAAATTAGCTGTCACCATCGCTTTTAACCCAATATCTTGCGCTTGCGTTTGATCTTGACGGTCCAAGTGTGATAACGCCAAAATATCCTGAATCAAGGCTGTCAGGCGCGTGCTTTCTTCGTAAATAATCTTCAAGAACTGCTGTAAAGTTTCCGGATCATCCTTGGCCCCTGCCAACAGCGTTTCAGCAAAGCCCGTAATTGCCGTCACTGGCGTCTTCAATTCATGACTGACGTTGCTAACAAAGTCGAGCTGCATCTGTTCCACTCGGCGAATATCAGTTAAATCATACAAGATCACTAACGCCTGAAATTTAGACTTCACGGTATTTAACTGAACCACATTGGCATCGACAAATCGTTCCCGATTCTGAATGAGTTGAATCTCTTGATGGTGACTGCGCCGATAACGGAAAGTATGTTCAATCATCCGCGTTAATTCATAAGTCTTAATATCATCGATATACGGGTGCTTCTGAGGCTCGATTGCGGTTTCTAATAACTGCCCCATCGCCTCGTTATGCAAAACAACTTGGCGGTTTTCATTAATCACCATTACTCCGACCGGTAAATGATCAATCAACCGATCAAAGCTGCCTTGTTGGATGGCAATCTTTTGACGCATGTGACGCATATCCTTGTTTAATTGGTTCACTTCGTGTGCGAGGACGTATAATGACGCGTCCTTTTGGAAAATAATTGGTTCTGGCGTTTCTTCGTAGCGAATATGATGAATATTGGCCACCAAAATCTTCAAGTGCTCGTAAAAATGGCTGCGTTGCCGTTTAAATTGCCAGAGAACAATCAGACTAAACAATAGATACAAAACAGTCACTGTCAGGGCGATTTCCGGCCAGGTATGCCAGAAGCGTTGTTGTGGCATCAATAAGACAAACGTTGGCTGACTCGATTGATGAACCGCAACTAAATACCAACGGCCATCAATCTTTTGCCTAACACTAAAATTGCGCGTAGTATGATCACGATTTAAAACATCGGCCACTGACCGTTCCAACTTGGTGTGCTGTGGCGACTGTGAAGTTACAACTTGTAATTTATTTTGTTGTAGCCATTTTTGACGCTTAAAGTCGGCGTCTTTCACAATTAAGGCGTAATCGGCACGCCGTTCTTTGAGTGTCGCACTTTGCTGGCGATAAATGACTAAATTAATAAGCAAAATAAAGGCTATGTAAATAGCCACTAAAATAGTGGCTAGCTTATAAAATCTCACTTGATCATGCTTGGTCATGTGCGGGATCCTCCAATTGATAACCAAAACCACGAACTGTTTTCAGATAAACAGGGTGGCGCGGATCATCTTCAATCTTTTCACGCAAATGACTCACTTGAATGTCCACCATCCGGGTTTCGGCTGGATAATCGAAGCCCCAAACGGCATTTAATAATTTTTCACGACTTTGCACCTTATTGAGTCGATGCATAAAATACACTAATAATTCGAATTCTTTCGGCGTTAGGTGCAACTTATGATCGCCTTTTTTTGCGATTACTTCGGTTTCGTCCACACTTAAATCACCGACCACAATCGTTTCAGACGCCTGTTCAACGGGTTGTTCAATAGGTTGAGTGGTCCGGCGTTCAATGGCTCGAATTCGAGCGATGATTTCGCGGGGACTAAAAGGTTTTGTCACGTAATCGTCGGCCCCAACTTCAAGCCCAACAATCTTATCCGTTTCGTTGTCCTTAGCCGTTAAAATCATAATTGGCGTTTTTAATTTAGCTTCCCGAATCTTTTTCGTTACCGCAATCCCATCTAGTTTGGGTAACATCAAATCCAAAATGATAAAATCAAATTTTTGCTGTAAGGCCATCGTTAGCGCTTGGGCGCCATCCGTTGCCGTCATTACCTTGAAATGTTCTTGCTCCAGATTATATCTCAACAGTGTCAAGATTACTGGTTCATCGTCTACCACTAGAATCGTTTTCATCAATGTCATCCTTCTCTAATTAATTCTCTGGAAATAAAATAACACCTAATTCGTGGGGTGCATCGGCAAAAACTGCACTTTCCGTAATGCGATATTCACCCTGAAGATCTTGAACTTTCAAATGACAATAAGTCGAATGGCTTTGAATCGCTTGATAGAAATTTTCATTGTTTGAAATTGCTTGACCATTACATTCCACAATCACGTCCCCAGCTTCTAACCCCATTTTAGCAGCTGGTGTTTGTTCGAGAACCCCCAAAATACGAATACCCGCATACGGTTTTGTAAAATGTTGCTTATTTGCCCGGCTTTGTCGTCTCAATCGCCATTGTAAGATAAAACAGATAATCAACGCAACACTTAATGTGCT from Latilactobacillus sakei subsp. sakei DSM 20017 = JCM 1157 harbors:
- the pnpS gene encoding two-component system histidine kinase PnpS, whose protein sequence is MTKHDQVRFYKLATILVAIYIAFILLINLVIYRQQSATLKERRADYALIVKDADFKRQKWLQQNKLQVVTSQSPQHTKLERSVADVLNRDHTTRNFSVRQKIDGRWYLVAVHQSSQPTFVLLMPQQRFWHTWPEIALTVTVLYLLFSLIVLWQFKRQRSHFYEHLKILVANIHHIRYEETPEPIIFQKDASLYVLAHEVNQLNKDMRHMRQKIAIQQGSFDRLIDHLPVGVMVINENRQVVLHNEAMGQLLETAIEPQKHPYIDDIKTYELTRMIEHTFRYRRSHHQEIQLIQNRERFVDANVVQLNTVKSKFQALVILYDLTDIRRVEQMQLDFVSNVSHELKTPVTAITGFAETLLAGAKDDPETLQQFLKIIYEESTRLTALIQDILALSHLDRQDQTQAQDIGLKAMVTANLELMQQKIQQKEIHVSVNIPETLTFKTQKMKLNQVLKNLIANGITYNKQAGSLVIAAQVDHQQLIIRVVDSGLGIPSDLQERIFERFYRVDQARATHKSGTGLGLAIAKEITESIGGQLTVESQLGVGSQFILTFPLT
- a CDS encoding response regulator transcription factor; the protein is MKTILVVDDEPVILTLLRYNLEQEHFKVMTATDGAQALTMALQQKFDFIILDLMLPKLDGIAVTKKIREAKLKTPIMILTAKDNETDKIVGLEVGADDYVTKPFSPREIIARIRAIERRTTQPIEQPVEQASETIVVGDLSVDETEVIAKKGDHKLHLTPKEFELLVYFMHRLNKVQSREKLLNAVWGFDYPAETRMVDIQVSHLREKIEDDPRHPVYLKTVRGFGYQLEDPAHDQA
- a CDS encoding phosphate ABC transporter substrate-binding protein PstS family protein — translated: MRKRSVIGLLVTFVVLLLTGCQSKQNGQSVTAVGSSALQPLIEALAEQYSAQHSGQFINVQGGGSGTGLSQIQEGAVQMGNSDLFAEEKAGIKAGKLVDHKVAVVGITPVINKKIGVKNLSLTQLAKIFSGEITNWQQVGGPDQEVVLVNRAQGSGTRSTFEQWVMGNRKTKPAQEQDSTGMVRSIVANTPGAISYLAFSYVDNTVATLKLDGVAPDDQNVMNNTWPIWSYEHVYTKGQPTGLTKEFLAYVLSDKIQNKQVSKMGYIPVAQMQVERSLDGTITKVK
- the pstC gene encoding phosphate ABC transporter permease subunit PstC — protein: MDPIKASLLKKSRAAKTESRGKLISLLCISLIVFIVLAIFYFVASKGLATFFKDKVSLWRFLTQSDWNPSLKDSHGRPEVGALPMIMGSFGVTFLAALLATPFAIGAGIFMTEISPKRGEKILQPVMELLVGIPSVVYGFIGLSVVVPTMRHIFGGSGFGILAGTCVLFIMILPTVTSMTVDALKSVPRHYREASLALGATRWQTTWKVVLKAATPGILTGVVFGMARAFGEALAVQMVIGNAALMPHNLISPASTLTSVLTMGIGNTVMGSLANNALWSLALLLLLMSLLFNLLVRLIGRKGAMGR